One stretch of Candidatus Paceibacterota bacterium DNA includes these proteins:
- a CDS encoding DNA translocase FtsK: protein MGRNKKEKVEDGIVSKVNLREETTGWMIAICFFTLTLFFILASIHKAGFVGDRVFSLFDYLFGVGYFLLPILFLIQGGAYAKARVKPIGKTQIIAAVVFFISSLSLINLGLSGKGGVVGNLFSTPLLKLFDIYATSIILVAISVASLIAMLDFAFSLSEIFSFLFKKKNAEEGASKDKDEPLKLSKESLAAIRPDDKAQSDMKLEKPLQPMKTVGDKEFGELGLNSKTYSKGAFSPPPLSLLEKDRGKPGVGDIKANANIIKRTLQNFGIVVEMDEISIGPSVTRYTLKPAEGVKLSKILGLQNNLELALAAHPVRIEAPIPGKSLVGIEIPNSAKTTVGLGSLLSEPTYQDSEKPLLIALGKSISGLGYFDNTAKMPHLLIAGATGSGKSVTIHVLINSLLFRNTPDNLKFIMIDPKRVELTLYNKIPHLLTPVITDAKKAIMALKWAAKEMDRRYDILEKSKVRDIASYHKNIEGGETMPYIVVIIDELADIMQAYPRELESAIVRLAQMSRAVGIHLILSTQRPSVNVITGLIKANIPSRIALQVASQIDSRTILDAAGAEKLLGAGDMLYLSGEMSKPIRLQSPYISETEVKNVVEYLAKQYEDELPGEIDMEAAKKADAVFSSTIGSDADGDDEDDLYSEAKEIVIQAGKASTSYLQRKLRVGYARAARLMDILEERGVIGPGEGAKPRDVLIKPEGTLPENTEFPTEETANEKQN from the coding sequence ATGGGTAGAAATAAGAAAGAAAAGGTTGAAGATGGAATTGTTTCTAAGGTCAACCTACGAGAAGAAACTACCGGTTGGATGATAGCCATATGTTTCTTTACCCTAACCTTATTCTTTATACTGGCCTCCATTCATAAAGCTGGATTCGTTGGCGACAGAGTCTTTTCCTTATTCGACTACCTATTCGGAGTAGGTTATTTCCTTTTGCCAATTTTGTTCTTGATCCAAGGAGGAGCTTATGCCAAAGCTAGAGTAAAACCCATAGGCAAGACTCAGATAATAGCCGCGGTAGTTTTCTTTATTTCATCGCTCTCTCTTATAAATTTAGGCCTTTCAGGAAAAGGAGGGGTCGTAGGTAACTTATTTTCTACCCCACTCTTAAAACTTTTTGACATATATGCCACATCTATAATACTCGTAGCCATATCGGTAGCTTCGCTTATAGCCATGCTCGATTTTGCATTTAGCCTATCAGAAATATTTTCATTCTTATTTAAGAAAAAGAATGCTGAAGAGGGGGCATCTAAAGATAAAGACGAACCACTTAAATTATCGAAAGAATCACTTGCCGCCATACGACCTGACGATAAGGCCCAATCAGACATGAAGCTAGAAAAACCACTCCAACCTATGAAGACAGTGGGAGACAAAGAATTTGGTGAGCTTGGACTGAACTCTAAGACATATTCAAAGGGAGCTTTCAGTCCTCCACCTCTTTCACTCCTAGAAAAAGACAGGGGCAAACCAGGAGTCGGGGACATCAAAGCCAATGCCAACATCATAAAGAGGACTCTACAGAACTTCGGTATCGTAGTTGAGATGGACGAAATATCGATCGGTCCATCAGTCACTCGTTATACCTTGAAACCGGCTGAGGGAGTGAAGCTCTCAAAAATACTTGGGCTGCAAAATAATTTAGAGCTTGCTCTAGCTGCTCACCCAGTCAGGATAGAGGCCCCGATACCAGGTAAGTCACTTGTCGGTATAGAAATACCAAACAGCGCAAAAACGACAGTAGGCCTAGGTTCACTACTTTCGGAACCAACTTATCAGGACTCGGAAAAACCTTTACTCATCGCTCTAGGTAAAAGCATTTCCGGCCTCGGTTATTTCGATAATACAGCCAAAATGCCCCACCTCCTTATCGCAGGAGCAACTGGTTCTGGAAAATCGGTCACCATACACGTACTCATCAATTCACTCTTGTTTAGAAACACTCCAGACAATTTGAAATTTATAATGATCGATCCTAAAAGAGTGGAGCTCACTCTGTATAACAAAATCCCCCACCTTCTTACACCGGTAATAACTGACGCAAAGAAAGCTATCATGGCTCTGAAATGGGCAGCCAAAGAAATGGATCGACGTTATGACATATTAGAGAAAAGTAAGGTGCGCGACATCGCTTCATACCATAAAAATATAGAAGGAGGAGAAACTATGCCTTATATTGTGGTAATAATCGACGAGCTTGCTGATATCATGCAGGCTTACCCGAGAGAACTGGAATCGGCTATCGTACGCCTGGCTCAGATGAGTAGGGCCGTCGGCATCCACCTCATACTTTCGACTCAGAGACCGAGCGTCAACGTAATCACCGGATTGATCAAAGCCAATATCCCATCCAGAATTGCCTTGCAGGTGGCTTCACAGATAGACTCTCGCACCATCCTCGACGCGGCGGGAGCAGAGAAACTCTTGGGAGCGGGAGATATGCTTTACCTTTCAGGCGAGATGTCGAAACCTATCCGCTTACAGTCGCCTTACATTTCAGAAACGGAAGTAAAAAATGTAGTGGAATACCTAGCAAAACAATATGAAGATGAATTACCGGGAGAGATCGATATGGAAGCGGCCAAAAAAGCTGATGCAGTTTTTTCCTCTACTATAGGTAGTGACGCTGACGGAGATGATGAGGATGATTTATATAGTGAAGCTAAAGAAATAGTGATCCAAGCGGGTAAAGCTTCGACTTCATATCTACAAAGAAAATTACGAGTCGGTTATGCTCGTGCAGCAAGACTAATGGATATACTGGAAGAAAGAGGAGTAATAGGTCCGGGAGAAGGAGCCAAGCCAAGAGATGTACTAATAAAGCCTGAGGGTACCCTGCCAGAAAATACTGAATTCCCTACCGAAGAAACCGCAAATGAAAAACAAAACTAA
- a CDS encoding DeoR family transcriptional regulator, which yields MSFINELYIHNRSEKLVTAIFLVLKFIPDSNKLKPKIEDLALELVSSTASLKDNFSYEKSKVLSVIETILLQLSSLINISSVSGFVSEMNASVLKTEFDSLIKTVNQSVKDNDLNTRIGNNFFENKEVNTLNQVNQKYALNVPIEKSVIIKDKNTRSEAREKAIIDTVRERGEISIKDIAKNIRGCSEKTIQRNLISLIESGVLKRTGERRWSKYSIA from the coding sequence ATGTCTTTTATTAATGAGCTTTACATACACAACAGATCGGAAAAACTAGTAACGGCTATTTTTCTTGTACTCAAATTTATACCAGATTCAAATAAGTTAAAGCCTAAAATTGAAGATTTAGCCTTAGAATTAGTATCCAGCACTGCCTCTTTAAAGGACAATTTTTCTTATGAAAAATCTAAGGTTCTTTCTGTTATTGAGACAATATTGCTGCAACTTTCTTCTTTGATAAACATCTCTTCAGTATCAGGTTTTGTCTCAGAGATGAACGCTTCAGTCTTAAAAACTGAATTTGACTCCCTGATTAAGACTGTAAACCAGTCGGTTAAAGATAATGATCTCAATACTAGAATAGGTAATAATTTCTTTGAAAATAAAGAAGTAAATACTCTAAATCAAGTAAATCAAAAATATGCCTTGAATGTTCCAATAGAAAAGTCAGTAATAATAAAAGACAAAAATACTAGAAGCGAAGCTAGGGAAAAAGCCATCATTGATACAGTTAGAGAAAGAGGTGAGATCAGTATAAAGGACATAGCTAAGAATATCAGAGGTTGTAGTGAAAAAACAATACAGAGGAATCTGATTTCGCTTATAGAAAGTGGCGTTTTGAAAAGGACAGGCGAAAGAAGGTGGAGTAAGTATTCTATTGCATAA
- the recA gene encoding recombinase RecA has product MLRKKETSEKTEKKVEKTDSTSSRSTKIDDALREIKNKFGDEAMMKLGEAPKVDVGVVPTGSIGLDAALGVGGLPRGRIVEIFGPESSGKTTLSLHVIAEAQKQGGICAFIDAEHALDPEYAKRIGVKIDDLLVSQPDTGEQALEIVESLVRSAKIDVIVIDSVAALTPKDEIEGEMGQQHMGKQARLMSQALRKLTAITSKSKTIVIFINQIRMQIGVMFGNPETTPGGKALKFYTSVRLDIRRIAQIKKGEEVMGGRCRVKVVKNKVAAPFRQTEFDLMYNEGISTEGEILALGEKYGLIQKSGNSYKYGETTIGRGYDAARQLLKEDKKLSDGILKEIREKLKEV; this is encoded by the coding sequence ATGTTAAGAAAAAAAGAAACATCAGAAAAGACAGAAAAGAAAGTAGAGAAAACAGACTCTACAAGTTCAAGATCGACAAAAATCGACGATGCCCTGCGTGAAATAAAAAATAAATTTGGAGATGAGGCGATGATGAAACTGGGCGAAGCACCAAAAGTAGATGTAGGAGTAGTGCCTACTGGTTCGATCGGCCTCGACGCCGCCCTCGGTGTAGGAGGTTTACCACGTGGTAGGATAGTTGAAATATTTGGACCTGAATCATCAGGGAAAACTACTCTATCTCTCCATGTAATAGCTGAAGCTCAAAAACAGGGAGGTATCTGCGCCTTCATCGATGCAGAACATGCCCTCGACCCAGAATATGCCAAAAGAATAGGTGTAAAGATAGACGACCTACTTGTATCACAACCTGATACTGGAGAGCAGGCTCTCGAGATAGTCGAGTCCTTGGTGCGTTCAGCAAAAATAGATGTGATCGTGATCGACTCAGTCGCGGCTCTTACTCCAAAAGATGAAATCGAAGGTGAGATGGGCCAGCAACACATGGGAAAGCAGGCTAGGCTGATGTCGCAAGCCTTACGCAAACTGACAGCCATTACTTCGAAATCGAAAACCATTGTTATATTTATAAACCAGATAAGAATGCAAATCGGAGTGATGTTCGGCAACCCAGAGACGACTCCGGGAGGCAAAGCTCTCAAGTTCTATACCTCTGTAAGGTTAGACATAAGAAGGATCGCCCAAATCAAAAAAGGCGAGGAAGTGATGGGAGGTAGGTGCAGAGTAAAGGTGGTGAAAAATAAAGTAGCTGCACCTTTCCGCCAAACCGAGTTCGACTTAATGTATAACGAGGGTATTTCTACCGAAGGAGAAATACTAGCTCTCGGAGAAAAATATGGCCTTATTCAAAAATCGGGTAACTCTTACAAATACGGCGAAACTACCATCGGCCGTGGCTACGACGCCGCCCGCCAACTCCTAAAAGAAGACAAGAAACTTTCTGATGGGATATTAAAAGAGATAAGAGAAAAGTTGAAGGAAGTTTAG
- the rplL gene encoding 50S ribosomal protein L7/L12 gives MSEETTEIKTEVVVPEKFKKIVEEVEKMSVLDLNELVKVFEAKFGVSATAVAAAGPAAAGPAAEEKSTFTVELADGGAQKIAVIKVVKELLALGLKDAKDKVDGAPIVLVEGMKKEEAEALKKAVETAGGKVNLK, from the coding sequence ATGTCAGAAGAAACAACAGAGATAAAAACAGAAGTAGTAGTGCCGGAAAAATTCAAAAAAATTGTAGAAGAAGTGGAAAAGATGTCTGTTCTTGATTTGAACGAACTTGTGAAAGTTTTTGAAGCTAAGTTTGGTGTTAGTGCGACTGCTGTTGCCGCCGCTGGTCCTGCCGCCGCTGGTCCTGCCGCTGAAGAGAAATCGACTTTCACTGTCGAGCTTGCCGATGGTGGTGCACAAAAGATTGCTGTTATCAAAGTAGTGAAGGAGCTTCTTGCTCTCGGCCTGAAGGATGCGAAGGATAAGGTTGATGGCGCTCCAATAGTACTTGTCGAAGGTATGAAAAAGGAGGAAGCCGAAGCCCTCAAGAAAGCGGTAGAGACGGCTGGAGGTAAAGTAAATTTGAAGTAA
- the rplJ gene encoding 50S ribosomal protein L10: MPINKEKKKEIVSDLKKAMGDAKSMVFVNFHGLSVADSSVMRKALRKEDVNFSVAKKTLIKIALDEVAPEGERPEFKGELALAWSDDLLAPARGVYEFQKKFDGKISILGGVFEKKYMSAIEMLGIASIPPLDALRGMFVNIVNSPIQRFAIALGQIAEKKN; encoded by the coding sequence GTGCCAATAAATAAAGAAAAAAAGAAGGAGATAGTTTCTGATCTTAAGAAAGCGATGGGTGACGCTAAGTCTATGGTGTTCGTGAATTTCCACGGTCTTTCTGTAGCTGATTCTAGTGTCATGAGGAAGGCTCTTAGAAAAGAAGATGTAAATTTTTCTGTCGCTAAGAAAACTTTGATCAAGATAGCTCTGGATGAAGTTGCCCCAGAAGGTGAGAGGCCGGAGTTCAAGGGTGAGCTTGCTCTCGCTTGGAGCGACGACCTGCTCGCTCCCGCAAGAGGCGTTTATGAATTCCAAAAGAAATTCGACGGTAAAATATCTATTCTTGGAGGAGTCTTTGAGAAGAAATATATGTCGGCTATCGAGATGCTAGGCATCGCTTCCATTCCTCCTCTTGATGCCCTGAGAGGGATGTTTGTAAATATTGTAAATTCACCGATACAGAGATTTGCAATAGCATTGGGTCAGATAGCAGAGAAGAAGAATTAA
- a CDS encoding peptidoglycan-binding protein, producing the protein MISKSKTARVVAGFVGIAMALSFAVPAGAQSVAELQALVNSLLAQINALQVQISAQGGSMGGASFTSDLTIGSKGADVTALQTWLVAKGYLSMPAGVAMGYFGALTQSAVAKFQAENGISPAAGYFGPITRAKVNGMAGTGTGTGTGTGTGTGTGISTPGVEGTISASSNSAGLASTAYEGDSMAPILGIKVEAKNSDVAVQRIKLRMDETTNGTDTMFYNKIYKKLYVTDGTNVLASVDLNSGTVVKDGSNYYITIAGFNLVIPKNSSKTLVIKADLHSSIDSADYSNEVYQLGLAANGIRGVDGAGIDQYAGGTTDNGIARTTTIAATLVDSASIIVTLNTSSPRVQDVICAGAATENECDKLTLLTFDVKAEKDAVTLTDINIAIAKTVTGAAAASASSTVYLFEGSTELDNATLSANTAVFGDFDYVVPKDTTKTFTVKADIRSATAARASFVASASSTGITAENSVGDSVSTKSGTATGYSIGVRDVGPEITLVSKSIVAQGAPQANGATTNVSTSTLTATFNVKVKAVGGAIEFGTNQSTTSPFVSSTTGFGIYRNGAVVTDVGSNSTSTSITIPTTCSTSGFTNSCSLAEGAEVTVPLSFQFQGRTLLGGILTSGLYSIDIARINWINPADGVSTNSTWMSGEVDWRTSDVSFP; encoded by the coding sequence ATGATATCAAAATCAAAAACCGCAAGAGTTGTCGCTGGGTTTGTAGGTATCGCTATGGCTTTGTCTTTTGCTGTTCCAGCAGGAGCACAGTCTGTAGCTGAACTTCAAGCTTTAGTAAACAGCCTTCTTGCACAAATAAATGCTCTTCAGGTACAGATTTCCGCTCAAGGTGGATCTATGGGAGGAGCATCATTTACTAGCGATCTTACTATCGGTTCAAAAGGAGCTGATGTAACTGCTCTTCAGACTTGGCTTGTAGCTAAAGGTTACTTGTCTATGCCTGCTGGTGTAGCTATGGGTTACTTCGGTGCTCTTACACAGTCAGCTGTTGCTAAGTTCCAAGCTGAAAACGGAATTTCTCCAGCAGCTGGATATTTTGGTCCTATCACTAGGGCTAAAGTAAACGGTATGGCTGGTACTGGAACAGGTACTGGTACTGGTACCGGAACTGGTACTGGAACAGGGATATCTACTCCTGGAGTAGAAGGAACAATCAGTGCTTCTTCAAACAGCGCTGGTCTAGCTTCGACTGCTTACGAGGGTGATAGCATGGCTCCTATCTTGGGTATCAAGGTAGAGGCTAAGAATTCAGACGTTGCTGTTCAAAGAATCAAGTTAAGAATGGATGAAACAACCAACGGTACTGACACCATGTTCTACAACAAGATATACAAGAAATTGTATGTAACTGATGGTACAAATGTACTCGCTTCTGTTGACCTTAACTCTGGAACAGTTGTTAAGGACGGTAGCAACTACTACATCACTATCGCTGGTTTCAATCTTGTGATTCCTAAGAACAGCTCAAAGACTTTGGTCATAAAGGCTGATCTTCACTCATCGATTGACTCTGCTGATTACAGCAACGAAGTTTATCAACTCGGTCTTGCTGCAAACGGTATAAGAGGCGTTGATGGTGCTGGTATCGATCAATATGCTGGAGGTACTACTGATAACGGTATAGCTAGGACTACTACTATTGCTGCTACTCTAGTTGACTCTGCATCTATCATCGTTACATTGAATACATCTTCACCTAGAGTGCAGGATGTTATCTGTGCCGGTGCTGCTACTGAAAACGAGTGTGATAAGCTCACTCTCCTTACCTTCGATGTGAAGGCTGAGAAGGATGCTGTTACATTGACTGATATAAACATCGCTATCGCTAAGACTGTTACTGGTGCTGCAGCTGCGAGTGCATCTTCTACTGTTTACCTTTTCGAAGGTTCTACAGAGCTTGATAATGCTACTCTTTCTGCAAACACTGCAGTATTCGGCGATTTCGATTACGTAGTTCCAAAGGATACAACCAAGACTTTCACAGTTAAGGCTGATATCCGAAGTGCTACTGCTGCTCGCGCAAGCTTCGTAGCATCAGCATCTTCAACTGGAATTACAGCTGAAAACTCTGTAGGAGACTCAGTCTCTACAAAGAGTGGTACAGCTACTGGTTATTCGATCGGTGTAAGAGATGTTGGTCCTGAGATCACATTGGTCTCGAAGAGTATCGTAGCTCAAGGTGCGCCTCAAGCTAACGGAGCTACCACAAACGTTTCAACCTCTACTCTCACAGCTACATTTAACGTAAAAGTTAAAGCTGTCGGAGGTGCGATTGAATTCGGTACCAACCAATCTACTACTAGTCCATTCGTGTCTAGTACTACTGGATTCGGTATTTACAGGAACGGTGCGGTTGTGACAGACGTAGGTAGTAACTCTACATCTACTTCTATCACTATCCCTACGACCTGTTCTACTTCTGGATTTACCAACAGCTGTTCACTCGCTGAAGGTGCAGAAGTTACAGTACCTCTATCCTTCCAGTTCCAAGGCAGAACACTTCTTGGAGGTATCCTTACTAGCGGACTCTACTCGATTGATATTGCTCGTATCAACTGGATCAACCCAGCTGATGGCGTAAGCACTAACTCGACTTGGATGTCTGGTGAAGTTGACTGGAGAACTTCTGATGTAAGCTTCCCTTAA
- a CDS encoding PKD domain-containing protein, producing MRFFNKTFFKFTLGFLSIVSLSLLLLLAVSVYAAEVSKISFITEEVSVKPNEISEAITIQSQDSSGASLQTPETIDLEFLSTSSTGEFLNSAGNPVSKTMSKNTANRTFYYKDSNIGTHTLSVKAVGRDSQREWNTSQKITVSSGASTPSANQNQTQNQNNSNSSGEVLGEDSEEDGSSLSSTGGPSSPQYGSQASSLEVLAGRDRVTAPGSPLMFQAYVKKNVNSNSSLEFDWSFGDGNVGRGAMVYHTYIHPGDYAVVLNVNSGSNFSTSRLKVKVVSPRMSVSAKEGYVEVSNEGNTEINLFNWRLESDGRGFIFQPDTIILPHSSVRFENSLLGMKWAESEGTALRDSFNRVLTSEPGLSAQVDRDKGNDFLLELGLIRNQAISLRDKLLALSLPTPITVTDIAEEIPQAEAAATVLYESESDERESGKGLTNFIKSIFSD from the coding sequence ATGAGATTCTTTAATAAAACTTTCTTCAAGTTTACTTTAGGTTTTCTCTCCATTGTTTCTCTTAGTCTTCTTCTTTTGCTTGCTGTTTCCGTCTATGCCGCCGAAGTTTCAAAAATATCTTTTATTACAGAAGAAGTTTCTGTTAAGCCGAATGAAATTTCAGAAGCCATAACCATCCAAAGCCAGGACTCTTCAGGTGCTTCTTTGCAAACTCCAGAAACTATTGATCTGGAATTTCTTTCCACATCAAGTACTGGAGAATTTTTAAATTCTGCAGGCAATCCTGTGAGCAAAACCATGAGTAAAAATACTGCTAACAGGACTTTTTATTATAAGGACTCTAACATAGGCACTCATACTTTATCGGTCAAAGCTGTCGGTAGGGATTCGCAGAGAGAGTGGAACACTAGTCAAAAAATAACAGTTTCCTCTGGTGCCTCTACTCCTTCTGCGAATCAAAATCAAACTCAAAACCAAAACAACTCAAATTCCTCTGGTGAGGTTTTAGGTGAAGATTCTGAAGAGGATGGTTCAAGTCTGTCCTCTACTGGAGGACCTTCTTCTCCTCAATATGGTTCACAGGCTTCATCTCTCGAAGTTCTAGCTGGGCGTGACAGAGTCACTGCTCCAGGTAGTCCTCTCATGTTTCAGGCTTACGTGAAGAAAAATGTTAACTCAAACTCTTCTCTCGAATTCGACTGGTCGTTTGGCGATGGTAATGTCGGTCGTGGGGCTATGGTCTACCATACATATATCCATCCAGGGGATTATGCAGTTGTCCTAAATGTTAATTCAGGAAGTAATTTTTCTACTAGCAGATTGAAAGTGAAAGTAGTTTCTCCTAGGATGTCAGTCTCAGCCAAAGAAGGTTATGTAGAAGTTTCTAATGAAGGCAATACTGAAATCAATTTGTTTAACTGGAGGCTAGAGAGCGATGGCAGGGGGTTCATTTTCCAGCCTGATACGATTATTTTGCCTCATTCCTCAGTCCGTTTTGAAAATTCTTTATTGGGTATGAAATGGGCCGAGAGTGAGGGTACTGCCCTCCGGGATTCTTTCAATAGAGTATTGACTAGTGAGCCGGGCCTCTCTGCGCAGGTTGATAGGGATAAGGGTAACGATTTCCTACTAGAACTTGGATTAATCCGCAATCAGGCTATTTCTTTGAGAGATAAACTTTTAGCTCTATCGTTACCTACTCCTATTACTGTGACCGATATTGCAGAAGAAATTCCTCAGGCTGAAGCCGCCGCTACGGTCCTTTATGAATCTGAATCCGATGAAAGGGAATCTGGCAAAGGATTGACAAATTTTATAAAAAGTATATTCTCTGACTAA